A genome region from Pseudanabaena sp. Chao 1811 includes the following:
- a CDS encoding MGMT family protein translates to MTKAATSYDRIYEIVRQIPRGYVSTYGQIAELANLARKARVVGYALYRVDMQSLDVPWQRVVNAKGEISLSPLRFGTDYLQRSLLEAEGIIFSPTGKIDLRKYLWKPDLGWAVTSADHRNIK, encoded by the coding sequence ATGACCAAAGCAGCAACAAGTTACGATCGCATTTACGAAATTGTGCGTCAAATTCCACGGGGTTACGTGTCTACCTATGGACAGATTGCTGAGCTTGCCAATTTAGCGAGAAAAGCCCGTGTAGTCGGCTATGCACTCTATCGTGTGGATATGCAATCTTTAGATGTGCCTTGGCAGCGAGTGGTGAATGCCAAGGGGGAAATTTCACTGTCGCCTTTACGCTTTGGGACTGACTATTTGCAGCGATCGCTTCTTGAGGCAGAAGGAATTATTTTCAGTCCCACAGGTAAAATCGATCTACGCAAATATTTATGGAAACCTGATTTAGGATGGGCAGTGACAAGCGCTGACCATCGCAATATTAAATAA
- a CDS encoding peroxiredoxin — translation MTLRLGDTVPDFTQDSTDGVINFHEWIGDNWAILFSHPKDFTPVCTTELGTVAKLKPEFDKRNIKAIALSVDGVESHKGWVGDIEETQSTKLNYPILADEDKKVSELYGMIHPNSATGNTLTVRSVFIIDSNKKLRLTLTYPASTGRNFDEILRVIDSLQLTDNYSVATPANWKDGDDCVIVPSVSDEEAKTKFPKGFNPVKPYLRLTPQPNK, via the coding sequence ATGACACTGCGTTTAGGCGATACCGTACCCGATTTTACTCAAGACTCTACTGATGGCGTGATTAATTTTCATGAGTGGATCGGTGATAACTGGGCGATTCTATTTTCGCACCCTAAAGATTTCACCCCTGTTTGCACCACTGAGCTAGGAACCGTTGCTAAGCTCAAGCCAGAATTTGATAAGCGCAACATTAAAGCGATCGCTTTGAGTGTTGATGGTGTTGAATCTCACAAGGGATGGGTTGGCGATATTGAAGAAACCCAAAGCACCAAGCTTAACTACCCTATTCTTGCCGATGAAGACAAGAAGGTTTCTGAACTTTATGGTATGATTCACCCTAATTCCGCCACAGGTAATACATTGACTGTGCGATCGGTATTCATCATTGATTCCAATAAGAAGCTTCGCCTCACCTTGACCTATCCTGCTAGCACAGGTCGCAACTTTGATGAAATTTTGCGCGTGATTGATTCACTGCAATTGACTGACAACTACAGCGTTGCTACACCTGCTAACTGGAAAGATGGTGATGACTGTGTGATTGTGCCTTCAGTTTCTGATGAGGAAGCTAAGACCAAATTCCCTAAAGGTTTCAATCCTGTGAAGCCATACTTACGTTTGACTCCTCAGCCTAACAAGTAA
- the rfbC gene encoding dTDP-4-dehydrorhamnose 3,5-epimerase, whose product MKVETTAIPDVLLITPKVFADARGFFYESYNYQAFAEKTGLNINFVQDNHSRSQKNVLRGLHYQIGKPQGKLVRALVGTIQDVAVDLRKSSPTFGQSVSYILSAENYQQLWIPAGFAHGFAVLSDVAEVAYKATDYYAPAEDRCLLWNDPDVAIAWQISETPIVSAKDAVGKLLKEAELFA is encoded by the coding sequence ATGAAAGTTGAAACTACAGCGATTCCCGACGTTTTACTAATTACTCCTAAAGTATTTGCGGATGCGAGAGGATTTTTTTACGAGTCCTATAATTATCAAGCTTTTGCTGAAAAAACAGGATTAAACATTAATTTTGTTCAGGATAATCATTCCCGATCGCAAAAAAATGTTTTGCGAGGATTGCATTATCAAATTGGTAAGCCCCAAGGCAAATTAGTGAGAGCTTTGGTTGGCACAATTCAAGATGTTGCTGTCGATTTACGGAAAAGTTCACCAACTTTTGGACAGTCAGTTAGCTATATTCTCAGCGCCGAAAACTATCAGCAATTGTGGATTCCCGCAGGCTTTGCTCATGGTTTTGCCGTATTGTCTGACGTGGCAGAAGTAGCTTATAAAGCTACAGATTACTATGCACCTGCGGAGGATCGCTGTCTGCTGTGGAATGATCCTGATGTAGCGATCGCTTGGCAGATTAGTGAGACCCCGATTGTGTCTGCTAAGGATGCTGTTGGCAAACTATTAAAAGAAGCGGAGTTATTTGCATGA
- the rfbD gene encoding dTDP-4-dehydrorhamnose reductase, with protein sequence MTNVLKVALIGANGQLGSDIVSHFSRSDGYQLTALTRADVDITQAESVQKALTSQKFDVVINSAAYVRVDDCEQEFETAFKVNAFGALHVARACREIDALSVYISTDYVFRGNQSSAYTESDLPDPINIYGASKLAGENLVRQTTPRSLILRISSVFGKAGASGKGGNFIETIIKKAKAGDPLKVVNDMFMSPTYTYDAARLLDELLQSGTIGVIHGANTGICSWHEFATQALKLANISHPIESIPASTFPTKATRPMNSALTSDRLESITTFKMRPWQEALTAYLTEKSYR encoded by the coding sequence ATGACGAATGTACTCAAAGTTGCTTTGATTGGGGCAAATGGTCAGTTAGGTTCAGATATTGTCAGTCACTTTTCGCGAAGCGATGGCTATCAACTCACGGCTTTGACTCGTGCTGATGTGGATATCACACAAGCGGAATCAGTACAAAAGGCTTTGACTAGTCAAAAATTTGATGTAGTGATCAATAGTGCTGCCTATGTAAGGGTTGATGACTGTGAGCAAGAGTTTGAAACAGCTTTCAAGGTCAATGCCTTTGGTGCTTTGCATGTGGCGAGGGCTTGCCGCGAGATTGATGCTCTTTCTGTATATATCAGTACTGATTACGTCTTTCGAGGCAATCAGTCATCTGCCTATACAGAATCAGATCTGCCAGATCCGATCAACATTTATGGCGCATCCAAATTGGCAGGTGAAAATCTAGTGCGTCAAACTACGCCGCGATCGCTAATTTTGCGGATTTCTAGCGTATTTGGTAAGGCAGGGGCAAGTGGTAAAGGTGGCAACTTTATCGAGACAATCATCAAAAAAGCAAAGGCAGGCGATCCTCTAAAGGTCGTCAATGACATGTTTATGTCGCCGACCTATACCTATGACGCAGCTAGGCTGTTAGATGAGCTTTTGCAATCAGGCACTATCGGAGTAATTCATGGAGCGAATACAGGCATTTGCTCATGGCATGAATTTGCGACTCAAGCTCTGAAGCTCGCCAATATCTCCCATCCCATTGAGTCAATTCCTGCTTCTACCTTTCCCACTAAAGCAACTAGACCGATGAATTCGGCGCTTACTAGCGATCGCTTAGAAAGTATCACAACTTTTAAAATGCGTCCTTGGCAAGAAGCTCTGACTGCTTATTTAACCGAAAAATCCTATCGTTAG
- a CDS encoding glucose-1-phosphate thymidylyltransferase yields the protein MKALILSGGKGTRLRPLTYTGAKQLVPVANKPILWYCIESIVAAGITDIGIIISPETGEEVKTKTGNGDRFGAKIEYILQAEPLGLAHAVKIAQPFLGDDSFIMFLGDNLIESQLEKFLANFQQKQLDALILLRQVADPTAFGVATVDETGKVLQLVEKPKNPASNLALVGVYFFKNTIHTAIAQIAPSARGELEITDAIQKLIDTDKNVAASELEGWWLDTGKKDDILAANQIVLDARLKSKNLGEVDADSNISGRVEIGVGSKVTNCKIRGPVVIGENCHLEHAYIGPYTSISDRVTIIDTDIEHSVILNDTNITGIHQRIVDSVLGQRVKMQVSPKRPQALRFLVGDDSQLEIM from the coding sequence ATGAAAGCTCTCATTCTCTCTGGTGGTAAAGGCACAAGATTACGACCACTCACCTATACAGGTGCAAAACAACTAGTACCTGTGGCTAATAAGCCGATTCTTTGGTATTGCATTGAAAGTATTGTTGCAGCAGGTATTACGGATATTGGTATTATTATTAGTCCTGAAACTGGCGAGGAAGTAAAAACCAAAACAGGCAATGGCGATCGCTTTGGCGCAAAGATCGAATATATTCTGCAAGCTGAACCTCTAGGACTAGCCCATGCAGTTAAGATTGCCCAGCCATTCCTTGGTGATGATTCTTTCATCATGTTCCTTGGTGATAACTTAATCGAATCCCAATTGGAGAAGTTTTTAGCCAATTTCCAGCAGAAACAACTGGATGCTCTTATCTTATTGCGACAGGTGGCTGATCCTACTGCTTTTGGGGTTGCGACCGTTGATGAAACAGGCAAGGTGCTGCAACTAGTGGAAAAGCCAAAGAATCCTGCATCAAATCTGGCACTAGTCGGTGTGTATTTCTTTAAAAACACAATTCATACGGCGATCGCCCAAATTGCACCATCGGCTAGAGGTGAATTAGAAATTACCGATGCGATCCAGAAACTAATTGACACTGATAAAAATGTAGCTGCTTCAGAACTAGAGGGTTGGTGGCTAGATACAGGTAAAAAGGATGACATTCTCGCTGCCAACCAGATTGTGCTGGATGCCCGACTGAAGTCGAAGAATCTAGGCGAAGTGGATGCTGACAGCAACATTAGCGGACGTGTTGAAATTGGAGTAGGCTCTAAAGTTACTAACTGCAAAATTCGAGGGCCTGTAGTTATTGGTGAAAACTGTCATCTCGAACATGCCTATATTGGCCCCTACACGAGCATTAGCGATCGCGTCACGATTATCGATACTGATATTGAACATAGCGTGATCCTCAATGATACTAATATTACGGGTATCCATCAGCGCATTGTTGACAGTGTGCTTGGACAGAGGGTAAAAATGCAGGTTTCACCGAAACGTCCACAAGCATTACGATTTCTCGTCGGTGATGATTCTCAACTGGAAATTATGTAA
- a CDS encoding glycosyltransferase has product MRVLTVHNYYQQPGGEEQIFATESALLESHGHEVTRYTLNNDEIATTNPLILAKKTLWNGKVYRDLRSLIRKVKPQVAHFHNTFPLISPSAYYAAKDEGVAVVQTLHNYRLLCPNALFFREGRVCEDCLGKVPLPAIVHGCYRGSRSASAMTAATTSFHSSIGTWSKAVDVFIVYSQFAMDKFIQGGIPAEKLAFKTNFLHPAPEPDQGDGGYGLFVGRLSVEKGLGVMLDAWRKLDNKIPLKILGDGPMSGLVTEAAKEMPEIEWLGRRPLEEVYEIVGKAAFLVFPSEWYETFGRVAIEAFAKGTPVVASNIGAIAELIEHGRNGLLFRPSDPTDLAAKINWLLEHPQELRQMRSAARTEFDDKYTADDNCKRLLEIYQTALKH; this is encoded by the coding sequence ATGAGAGTTCTAACAGTCCATAATTACTATCAACAGCCTGGTGGCGAAGAGCAGATTTTTGCGACAGAAAGCGCTTTGCTGGAATCCCACGGGCATGAAGTTACTCGCTATACTCTCAATAATGATGAGATTGCAACTACCAACCCGTTAATTTTGGCTAAAAAAACTTTATGGAATGGCAAGGTCTATCGAGATTTGCGATCGCTAATTCGTAAAGTCAAACCTCAAGTTGCACACTTTCATAATACCTTCCCCTTAATTTCCCCATCGGCATACTATGCTGCCAAAGATGAAGGAGTCGCCGTAGTGCAAACCCTCCATAATTACCGCTTACTATGTCCCAATGCTTTATTTTTTCGAGAAGGGCGTGTCTGCGAAGATTGCTTAGGTAAAGTTCCATTGCCAGCAATAGTTCATGGTTGTTACCGAGGTAGTCGCAGTGCCAGTGCTATGACCGCAGCGACTACTAGCTTCCATTCCTCCATAGGAACTTGGAGCAAGGCAGTAGATGTATTTATTGTCTACAGCCAATTTGCGATGGATAAATTTATTCAAGGTGGCATACCTGCCGAGAAACTAGCCTTCAAGACTAACTTTTTGCATCCAGCACCTGAACCTGACCAAGGTGATGGAGGCTATGGCTTATTTGTGGGTCGCTTATCTGTCGAAAAAGGACTAGGAGTGATGCTAGATGCATGGCGAAAACTAGATAACAAAATTCCTCTAAAAATACTGGGTGATGGACCCATGTCAGGTCTAGTAACTGAAGCTGCTAAAGAAATGCCTGAGATTGAATGGCTAGGACGTAGACCCTTAGAAGAAGTATATGAAATCGTTGGAAAAGCAGCTTTTTTAGTATTTCCTTCTGAATGGTATGAGACCTTTGGAAGAGTAGCGATCGAGGCTTTTGCAAAGGGAACACCAGTAGTAGCATCAAACATTGGGGCGATCGCAGAGTTAATAGAGCATGGGCGTAATGGTCTACTCTTTCGTCCTAGTGATCCCACCGATCTAGCAGCCAAAATTAATTGGTTGCTGGAGCATCCTCAAGAACTCCGTCAAATGCGATCGGCGGCAAGGACTGAGTTTGATGATAAATACACTGCTGATGATAATTGTAAACGGCTATTAGAGATTTACCAGACTGCTCTTAAGCATTAA
- a CDS encoding SAM-dependent methyltransferase, with product MILDQIVPFGRSKAEYELMFGLSDGDRHKSIIGIGDGPASFNAEMTTAGYRVTSIDPIYQFTASEIKSRFDACVDNIIEQVRNTPDNWVWSYHKSPDDLRANRENAIALFLEDYDRGKAEGRYIKAELPKLEFPNQQFQLALCSHFLFLYSEHLSFEFHLESIRELCRIAEEVRIFPLLTLAQMRSPYINQVCSILASEGISSEIVQVPYELQKGGNQAIIFRQ from the coding sequence ATGATATTAGATCAGATTGTGCCTTTTGGAAGGTCAAAGGCTGAATATGAGTTGATGTTTGGGTTGTCGGATGGCGATCGCCATAAATCCATCATTGGTATTGGTGATGGACCCGCGAGCTTTAATGCCGAGATGACCACCGCAGGTTATCGAGTTACATCGATAGATCCCATATATCAATTTACGGCAAGCGAAATCAAAAGCCGCTTTGATGCTTGTGTAGACAATATTATTGAGCAGGTGCGGAATACGCCAGACAATTGGGTATGGAGCTATCACAAATCTCCTGATGATTTACGTGCTAATCGCGAAAATGCGATCGCGCTATTTCTAGAAGATTATGATCGCGGTAAAGCTGAAGGCAGATATATCAAGGCTGAATTGCCGAAACTAGAGTTTCCTAATCAACAATTTCAGCTTGCGCTCTGTTCCCATTTTCTATTTCTCTATTCCGAGCATCTAAGTTTTGAGTTCCATTTAGAATCAATTCGTGAACTCTGTCGCATTGCCGAAGAAGTCAGGATTTTTCCATTGCTAACACTTGCTCAAATGCGATCGCCTTATATCAATCAAGTATGTAGCATTCTAGCTAGCGAAGGCATTAGTTCAGAAATTGTGCAAGTTCCCTACGAATTACAAAAGGGTGGCAATCAAGCAATTATCTTTCGACAATAA
- the psb28 gene encoding photosystem II reaction center protein Psb28, with translation MTARIQLAIGIDEEASDVKITRSKDGDTSVAVFFFESPNCMTGPNAATNEILGMYMIDEEGEIITRNVNAKFINGKSAGIEAIHKINGQYEWERFLRFMNRYAEANGMSLNKA, from the coding sequence ATGACAGCAAGAATACAGTTAGCGATCGGCATTGATGAAGAAGCTTCCGATGTGAAAATCACACGGTCTAAGGATGGAGATACCAGTGTTGCTGTGTTTTTCTTTGAGTCGCCTAACTGTATGACTGGTCCAAATGCGGCTACTAACGAGATTTTGGGGATGTACATGATTGATGAAGAAGGTGAGATTATCACCCGCAACGTCAATGCTAAATTCATCAATGGTAAATCAGCAGGGATTGAGGCGATTCATAAAATTAATGGACAATACGAATGGGAACGCTTTTTGAGATTTATGAATCGCTATGCTGAAGCGAATGGGATGAGTCTTAATAAGGCTTAA
- a CDS encoding NIL domain-containing protein → MLAAECIDSRATVNIEEKRRTTTRIAMRVPRSCYGEPIISRLSCEHGLTVTIIAALLGENPEDDGWFTLELTGTTQQIQSGIIYLEELDLEIWDKTAVEDESW, encoded by the coding sequence ATGCTAGCGGCGGAATGCATCGATTCCAGAGCTACCGTAAATATAGAGGAAAAGCGACGGACGACTACACGTATAGCTATGCGCGTACCGAGAAGTTGCTACGGAGAGCCAATTATCTCTCGCCTCTCCTGTGAACACGGACTGACTGTGACTATCATTGCTGCACTTCTTGGAGAAAATCCAGAAGATGATGGCTGGTTCACCTTAGAACTAACTGGAACAACCCAACAAATACAAAGTGGAATTATTTATCTAGAAGAGCTAGATTTAGAAATTTGGGATAAAACAGCTGTCGAGGACGAAAGCTGGTAA
- a CDS encoding GDSL-type esterase/lipase family protein — protein MKVKYLNQRSHLKGILKSIAIKIIQTLLPNLWRRMEEQKSRLNDWGQLQVYHQKNINLDASIIVESRIVFFGDSITEFWDLEATFKDKNYINRGISGQTTSQMLVRFRNDVIALYPKFVVILAGINDLAGNTGAMTVEMIEGNYLSMCELAQMNHIRIICASVLPINENSPLSQSDPQVHVKIRTLNSWLQGYCDKQQQIYLDYYSHMVDSQGMLKEELSDDGLHPNAKGYAVMAKLIEEVIQQFK, from the coding sequence ATGAAAGTCAAATATCTGAATCAGCGATCGCATTTAAAGGGAATTTTAAAATCTATCGCTATTAAAATCATCCAAACGTTGCTACCAAATCTTTGGCGACGAATGGAAGAACAAAAATCTCGTTTAAATGACTGGGGACAATTGCAAGTTTATCATCAAAAGAATATTAATCTTGATGCTTCCATAATAGTAGAAAGCCGCATTGTTTTTTTTGGTGACTCTATCACTGAATTTTGGGATCTGGAAGCCACTTTTAAGGATAAGAACTATATTAATCGGGGCATATCTGGACAAACCACATCGCAAATGCTAGTTCGCTTCCGCAATGATGTCATTGCTTTATATCCGAAATTTGTTGTGATCTTAGCTGGAATCAATGATCTTGCTGGGAATACTGGAGCAATGACAGTGGAGATGATCGAGGGTAACTATTTGTCAATGTGCGAATTGGCTCAAATGAATCATATTAGGATTATCTGTGCTTCGGTATTACCGATTAATGAAAATAGCCCGTTAAGTCAATCAGATCCGCAAGTACATGTAAAAATTCGTACATTGAATAGTTGGTTGCAGGGCTACTGTGATAAGCAGCAGCAAATTTATCTCGACTATTACAGCCATATGGTAGATAGTCAAGGAATGTTGAAAGAAGAACTATCTGATGACGGGTTACATCCAAATGCTAAAGGTTATGCAGTAATGGCTAAATTGATAGAGGAGGTAATTCAGCAGTTCAAATAA
- the rfbB gene encoding dTDP-glucose 4,6-dehydratase: MSSVERFQKVLITGGAGFIGSNYVHYALTHHPEWEIVVIDKLTYAGNLDNLKDISDRITFIEGDIANPEDVEKAVNGVDAILNFAAESHVDRSLRDPLPFIRTNIEGTLLLLEAARKHQIKRFLHVSTDEVYGDLVGSDRHSLETDPLSPRSPYAASKAGAEHLVFSYGISYGLDVVITRGSNTYGPYQYPEKIIPLFVTNALESKSLPIYGKGEAVRDYLYVEDHCSGIDTVLHAGESGNAYNIGARVQINGIEVATTVLGLLDRPESLMQYVSDRPGHDYRYSVDPSAAENLGWKRKWDFKRGIAQTVAWYQQNADWWQAVKDKKVFQEHYKEWYTR, encoded by the coding sequence ATGAGTTCAGTAGAAAGATTTCAAAAAGTACTGATCACAGGTGGAGCAGGTTTCATTGGCTCTAATTATGTGCATTATGCCTTGACCCATCATCCAGAATGGGAAATTGTGGTAATCGATAAGCTTACCTATGCGGGCAATCTTGATAATCTCAAGGATATTAGCGATCGCATTACTTTCATTGAAGGGGATATTGCTAATCCCGAAGATGTGGAAAAAGCGGTAAATGGTGTGGATGCAATTCTCAATTTTGCGGCTGAGAGCCATGTTGATCGCAGTCTGCGTGATCCCCTACCCTTCATTCGCACCAATATTGAGGGAACATTACTGTTATTAGAAGCAGCACGCAAGCATCAAATCAAGCGATTTCTCCATGTATCTACCGATGAGGTTTATGGGGATTTAGTTGGTAGCGATCGCCACTCTTTGGAAACCGATCCTCTGTCACCACGCAGTCCTTACGCTGCATCAAAGGCAGGAGCTGAGCATCTGGTATTTTCCTATGGGATTAGTTACGGATTAGATGTGGTAATTACCCGTGGTTCAAATACCTATGGACCTTATCAATATCCTGAAAAGATAATTCCTCTTTTCGTTACCAACGCACTAGAGTCAAAGTCTTTGCCCATCTATGGTAAAGGTGAAGCTGTTCGGGATTATCTGTATGTAGAAGACCATTGCTCAGGTATTGATACGGTACTCCATGCGGGAGAAAGTGGTAACGCCTATAACATTGGTGCGAGGGTACAAATCAATGGAATTGAAGTTGCGACAACTGTTTTAGGATTACTTGACCGCCCTGAATCATTAATGCAGTATGTCAGCGATCGCCCCGGTCATGACTACCGCTATTCCGTTGACCCTAGTGCTGCTGAAAATTTGGGATGGAAACGGAAATGGGACTTTAAACGCGGTATTGCCCAAACCGTTGCTTGGTATCAACAAAATGCGGATTGGTGGCAAGCGGTCAAAGACAAAAAGGTATTCCAAGAGCATTACAAAGAATGGTACACCAGATGA
- the purU gene encoding formyltetrahydrofolate deformylase, whose product MTMTTATLLVSCPDQKGLVAKISDWVFSHGGNILHADQHSDSTAGLFLMRVEWELDSFDLTREEIAPTFEKLAIDIHAKWNIHFSDYVRRIAIFVSKQDHCLYDLILRQRSHELDAVIPVVISNHPDLEKVAHNFGINYHHITINPENKLEQEKKQLDLLKQYKIDLVVLAKYMQVLSPDFLSKFSQVINIHHSFLPAFAGANPYQRAYKRGVKIIGATAHYVTDELDEGPIIEQDVIRVSHRDSVTDLIRKGKDLERIVLARAVRQHLQNRVLVYGQSASSGLGLRTVVFD is encoded by the coding sequence ATAACTATGACAACTGCAACTTTACTAGTTTCTTGTCCAGATCAAAAAGGCTTAGTCGCAAAAATTTCGGACTGGGTGTTTTCCCACGGTGGCAATATTCTCCATGCCGATCAACATTCTGATAGCACGGCAGGGCTATTTTTAATGCGGGTTGAATGGGAATTAGATAGCTTCGATCTGACACGAGAAGAGATTGCACCGACCTTTGAGAAATTAGCGATCGATATCCATGCTAAATGGAATATTCATTTTTCTGACTATGTACGCCGTATTGCCATTTTTGTCTCGAAACAGGATCACTGTTTGTATGATTTGATCCTGCGGCAGCGATCGCATGAACTTGATGCCGTGATCCCCGTTGTCATTAGTAACCATCCTGATTTAGAAAAGGTCGCGCATAACTTTGGGATTAATTATCATCACATTACGATCAATCCTGAAAACAAGTTAGAGCAAGAGAAAAAACAATTAGATTTGCTGAAACAATACAAAATTGACTTGGTGGTTCTGGCGAAATATATGCAGGTACTCAGCCCAGATTTTCTGTCGAAGTTTTCGCAAGTAATTAATATCCATCATTCCTTTTTGCCTGCTTTTGCGGGGGCAAATCCCTATCAGAGAGCCTATAAGCGTGGCGTAAAGATTATTGGGGCAACGGCTCATTATGTAACCGATGAACTCGATGAGGGACCAATTATTGAGCAGGATGTGATTCGGGTGTCCCATCGCGATTCAGTTACCGATCTGATTCGTAAAGGTAAAGACCTAGAGCGAATTGTTTTGGCTAGGGCTGTCAGACAACATTTACAAAACCGAGTATTGGTTTATGGGCAATCTGCTAGCTCAGGTTTAGGACTGAGGACTGTAGTATTTGATTAG